The stretch of DNA CAGCAATCGAGAGGTCGGCCGTCTGGACGGCCTGTTCTGGAATGACGAACGACGCCGTTGCAATCATCAACCCGAACCAGAGCAGTGCTCTCAGCCATTCACGGATGTAGACGTGACCAAGGCCGGGATAGACGAACGCCAACAGCGCCGCAAGCCACGGGCGCTTACGCGAGGTTTGCCCCATTACTTCCTCCGTCTCGGTTGTCACCGTTTGTTAAACTTCCGAAGGTCACTGTCTCAGTCATTGCTGTCGAGTTTGTCAACGAGCAGTCGCATCGTTTCGAGGTCGTACTGGCCGGGTGCGGTCGCATCTTCCGGCTTAATTGGGGCATAGCCAATCCGCGAGCCGTACAGCGGCGCGACGACGCGTGAGTGTCTGCCCACCTCGCCCATCGCCATCGTCGCTACGGCGCGGCCGTTCGCATCGAACGTCCGGGTGGCGAACAGCACGTCGAGGACGTCATCGAGCGAGGTCGCCGTACACGCGAGCTTCGCCACGTCGCCGTGGTCGCTCGCGGTTTTTAGCAGGTGGCGAAGCTCGGCAATCGGTGGCGTCGCCTCGAAATCGTGCATCGAGACGATGACGGTCGTCTCCGCCTCACGGGCGGCCGCAACGACGCGCTCGCCGTTGCCCGATTCGATGGCTTCGAGTTCGATGTCAACCGCGCAGACGGCATCGTGTTCGGCCGCCTCACAGAGCGCGTCGAGGCGGGCTGCGTCGTCTGCGGCCTCACCGCCTTCCCAGTGGACGCGGTTGGTCGCGATGAGTGGCAACTCGCCGTCGTAGTCGCGGAGCGCCGAGCGGGGGTTTGTGGCGAGGTCCATCCGGTATTCGACGGCGTCGGCCACGGGGCGGGCGTCGGGTTCGTCGCTGAGCGTCGCCGTACTCGCGGCGAGGACGAACTCGTCGAAATTCATAGCTGTGTGTACGCGCTCAGATGGAAAAACGTACCCCTATTCGGTGTGGCGCTCGTGGCGGACGAGATAGCCGTCTTCGTGGGGTTCGACCGCGGCGACGTCGTAGAGCAAGATGTTGCGTTCTTGTTTGGTCACGACAGCAAAGTCGTAGTGGGTCGCGTCGTAGTCGAGCGATTCGCCCGTCGCGGCTCTGGCGGTCACGAAGTCGCGGTGGGAGTCGAGTCGGTTTTCGAGTCGTTCGCTGGCGATTTCAGGGACGTTCTCGACGCGGTCGTCGAAGCGCTCGATGAGGGTCTCGTCGAGTTCGTAGCCCACCGAGTTTCGCCCCGCGACCATCGCCGCGAGCGTCGTGGTTCCGGTTCCCCAAAACGGGTCTAAGACGGTGTCGCCGTACACCGAATACATCTGAATCAGGCGCAGGGGAATTTCGAGCGGGTAGGCTGCAGACCGCTCGCGGGTCGCCCCGTCAAGCGACTGCCCGGTTCCCTGTACGTCCGTCCAGAGGTCTGAGAACCACTCGTTTCGTTCCTCCCAGAAGAAGGCGCTCTCGTAGCGTTCTGCACACCCGGGGTCGAACGCCCGGGTGCCGCCGTTTCGAAACACGAGGATGTACTCGTGTTCGAGGGTCGCATACGCGTTCGACGGAAGCATCCCTGAGCCCATGAACTTCGTCAGCCGGTTCGAGGGCTTTCGCCAGAGGATGTCGGGGAGTACCGAAAACCCGCGGTCGCGCATGGCGTCGATGACGGCGACGTGGTTCGGAAAGAGTTGAAACTCGCCGCCAATCGAGCGGGTGGCGTCGCCGATGTTGATGCAGGCGATGCCGCCGGGGCGGAGGACGCGCTTGAGTTCGTCCCAGACCGGGGCGAGGGCGTCGTGCATGGCATCGAAGGCGTCGTCACCCGCGCCCGATTCGAGGTGAGATTCGACCGTCGAATCGAGCGACGAGAACAGCCCATCCCACATCTCGATCATCGGATAGGGCGGGGAGGTGACGACGAGGTCGACTGCGCCCTCGTCTACGTGTGCCATCTCGCGGGCGTCCGACGCGTAGATGGCGTGGTCGGTCTGCATGGACATACAGTCAGGGGCCTTCCGTACTAGTCTTGCGGTCTCTCGACTCGGCGGTGGTGAAAACGCAAAAACGGTGGTGTCCGAACTTACGCCATCGGCACGTCCTGCTCGGCTTCGAGCAGTTCGTGGTAGCGGTTGCGGATGGTGACTTCGCTGATGTCTGCGACTTCGCTCACGGCGGCTTGGGTCGTCTTCTCGTTAGTGAGCAGCGCGGCGGCGTAGACGGCGGCGGCGGCGAGGCCGACCGGCGATTTGCCGCTGTGGACGCCCTGTTCTTTCGCGTTGCGAAGGAGCTGTCGGGCGCGGTGTTCTGCTTCCTCGGAGAGGTCGAGCGAGGAGGCAAAGCGCGGGACGTAGCTCTCTGGGTCGGCTGGGCGCACTTCGAGGCCGAGCTCGCGTACGACGTAGCGGTAGGTGCGCGCGATTTCGCTCTTTTCGACGCGGGAGACCTCTGCAATCTCGTCGAGACTGCGGGGCATGCTCGCTTGCCGGGCGGCGGCGTAGACGGCGGAAGTGGCGACGCCCTCGATGGAGCGGCCGGGGAGGAGGTCTTCGGTGAGCGCGCGGCGGTAGATGACGGAGGCGGTCTCGCGCACGTTGTTCGGGAGACCGAGGGCGCTGGCCATGCGGTCGATTTCGCCGAGCGCCTGCTTCAGGTTGCGCTCCTTGCTGTCGCGGGTGCGGAAGCGTTCGTTCCACTTGCGAAGCCGCTGCATCTTCGCGCGCTGGCGGCTGCCAAGGGACTTGCCGTATGCGTCCTTGTCGCGCCAGTCGATGTTGGTTGAAAGCCCCTTGTCGTGCATGGTGTTGGTCGTCGGTGCGCCAACACGCGATTTTTTATCCTTCTCGCGGGCGTCGAATGCGCGCCACTCCGGGCCGCGGTCGATTTCGCCTTCGTCGACGACGAGACCGCAGTCCTGACAGACCGTTTCGCCGTGGGTCGAGTCGGCGACGACCTTGCCGGAGCCACATTCTGGGCAGTCGAGTTTACTGCCCGATTCCTGTTCTTTCTCGCTCTCTTCTTGGTTCGCTCGGGTTCGTGTTCGAGTGTGTTCTCTCATGGGTGTGCGCTGGCGGGGGCTGTCCGGGAAGCGTATCTGGAGAAATCCCGGATGGCTGTCCGTGGCCCGGGCTTCGGACGAAACTTATATAACCGTTTTGGTTTACCTCACCGAACCCGGTCGAAACCAGAAAATATGGCCGTTTCAGGCCAAATCAGCACAAGTGTTATATATTGTCATGGTCGGGCCGCGGATACGAACCACCAAGTGCCCGGCCTGCCACCGCCCTGCTATGCGAGTGGGCGTTGGCAGTCAGAATCCAGTCAAAGTCAGGGCGACCGAACGCGCCGTGGGCGACGTACTCTCCACGACCGTCGACGCCGTCTCGGTCGACTCGGGCGTGAGCGAACAGCCCTACGGTCTCACCGAAACCATCTCGGGCGCTGAAAATCGGGCGCGTGCGGTGCTTGCCACGGGCGAATACGACCTCGGCGTGGGTATCGAAGGCGGCGTGGCACCCATCGAAGGCGAGCTGTATCTCGTGATGTGGGCGGCCGTCACCGACGGTGAAACTGTGGGCAAAGGCGCAGGCCCGAGTCTCGCGTTGCCGGATTCTATCGCCACACGCATCGAGGCGGGCGAGGAACTCGGCCCGGTTATGGACGACGTGCTCGACATGACCAACGTGGCGAAAAAACAGGGTGCTGCGGGCGCGCTCACGGCGGGCGTCGTCGACCGCGAAGACGCACTGACCCACGCCGTGGCCGGGGCGCTTGGCCCCTTCGTCACTGAACTTTACTAGTTATCGACGGCCTCGACGTCTGGCACGTCGCGGCTCTCTTTGACCGCCGTCGTGAGCGAGACGTTGAGCAGCAACATCGATGCGACGCCGCCGATGACCGTCACGACGTTTTTCACCGCGTGGTCGACGATAGCCGCACCAAGGGCGAGTTCCCACGAGACGGGGAGCAGGGCGACCACGAGCAGCGAGAACGCCCCTTCGTAGAGGCCGACGCCACCGGGTGAGAGCGGCAGCACTTTCGCCAAGTTCCCGACGCTCACGGCGAAGAAGCCAACCGCGAGCAGCGTCGTGAACGGCAAGGAGACGCCGAAGGCGGCGAACACGAGGACGGCGGTGAGCACGTCGAGCGTCCAAATGAGGAGGCTACTCGCGCCCACGCGGGCGAACGCTCGCTTGTCGTTTGCGACGACCTGTACGTCACCGGCGAACCGCTCTAAGACGCCCGCCACGTAGTCCGCATACGAGTCGTTGCTGATGCGGGTGATGAACGAGCGGACGTAGTTGCTCTCGGTGCGTGCGGAGGCGACGATGAGTGCCGTCGCAGAGATGGCTGCCACGCCGACGAACCCGGCGAGGTAGAGGGCGTATCTCCCGCTGTTACCCCGTTCGCCACTGATTTGCGTGATGGCTTGAGCGAACCCTTCGACGCTCGTGAAGCCGGTGAGCGCGAGTAGGATGAACACCGACCCGGCGAGCACCGTGATGGTGAGCAAGTCGAACACCCGTTCGACGGCGAGCGACGCGAAGCCGGAGGGGTACGGCACTTTCCGCCGGGTTTTCACGACGTAGGCGCGCACCCCGTCACCGAGGCGGGCAGGGAACACGAGGTTCCCGGTCTGGCTGATGAAGATTGCGCCGGTGAGAAAGCCGGTCTTCTCGCGGAAGCCGAGTTTGTCGAGGATATCCTTATACCGTGCCCCGCGAAGCGGCCACGAGACGAGGTAGACAAGCGCGGCCACCCCGATGAGGACGGGGTCTGCGCCCTCCATCTCCGTGATGACCTGACTGAAGTCGAGGTACTGAGTCATGAAGACGAGCGCGACAAGGGTGAGCACCGTCCCCGCCGCGAGCGTCGTGGTGCGGTTGATTTTCGGGCTCACGGAGAACTCGTACCAGACGCGCAGAATCTGACTGCCCATCCCGAACACGTCGCGGACGAGGTCGACTTTCGTGTCCTCCATCGGCGTCCAGTCGACGGCAAACTCCTTGATGCGGTAGCCCTTCTTCTGGGCGCGAACGAGGACTTCCGTGTCCCAGAACCAGTGGTTGTCCTCTACGTCGTCCATAATCGAGAACAGCGCCTCGCGGTCGAACGCTTTGAACCCACACTGGTGGTCGAGCAGGTCAGAGCGCAGGAACAGCCGCGTGAGGCCGTTAAAGCCCTTGCTCGGAATCCCGCGCTTTGCGGGACGGTCTATCTCCTTGCCCGGCATCCACCGCGACCCGGTTGCGATGTCGTACTCGCCGGAGCGAACGCTCTCTACGAGTTCTTCTAGATGCCGCATATCCGTCGCCAGGTCCGTGTCGAAGTACACCAACGTACTGCCGTGGGACGCCTCGAATGCCCGTTCTAACGCGCCGCCGCGGCCGAGTCGTTCGTCTGAGTGGAAGTGGCGAACCGCCGGGTAGGCCGCTTCCATCTCGTCTGCGAGTTCTGGGGTGCGGTCGTCACACCCGTCCTCTGCGACGATGACTTCGAACGAGCCGGGGGGAAGAAATGATGCGAGCGTATCGAGCGTGGTTTTCACCGTGTGCTCGATGGTTTTCTCCTCGTTGTAGGCGGGGAGAACAACGCTCACTTCAACGTCTTGGCTCATTACCCGAATTTCGGCCACCGACTCCTAAAGCACTTCTGGCCTGCGTTCAGCGGCCAGACCAGTCGCCCCACAGAGTAGTTTTACTGGTTGGGAAGAAGCGTGTCGATGAAGGGGCCAACGTCCGCGCCGACCTGCGATTTCAGGTCGTCCGGCGCCGTGTAGGGTCGATTGACAATGATGTCGCCAGCACGCTGACGGCCAAGCCCGGGAATCGCCATCAGCTCGTCCATCGACGCCTCGTTGACGTCGAGTGGGTGGCAGACGCCCGAAATCGAGCGATAGCCGTGGTCGGTCACCGCGATGTCCACCGACTGCCCGAGTTCGCGTTCGCCCGGTACGGCGACGAGCAGCGGATACGTCCCGAGTTGGCGGCCGAACGTCTTGCCGTCTTTGTGGTACTCTAAGTGAACGTTCGGGAGGATGGTTCCCGGCGGCGCGACCCGTTTGAGCATCGGGTTGTCGATCTCCTCGCGCACCTGTGTTTTGTACTTCTTGAACAGCTTCTTGTGGTCTTTGGCGATGGCCGCACCCGTCTCGGACATCTCGGTTCCAGCAAACGCCATGACTTGGCGGATGTTCACCCGACGAACCATCAGCCCCTCGTCGTAGACGCGTCGGAGGAAGTCCAGATTGTGCTGGTAGGTTGCTTTCGTCTCGCCTTTGAGGCCGTGGAGCAGGTTGATACCGGGGAGCAGCTTTGGGAGCCGGGCTGCTGCGTCCTCGCCGTGGGTGGGCGCGACAGACGGGTCTTCGCCGGGTCGCCAGCCCGCCTCTTCGTTGACGACTTTCACCGCCTCGAAACACTGTTCTGCGGTGACGTTCAGGTTGTTTTCTTCTTGGACCACGGGGTCTGCGCTTTCGAGGCCGAACGCCGCGGTGTCGCCGGGCGTGTTGTGTTTGGCGATAATCCGAATGCCCTCTCTCGACAATTCGGGCCACTTCACGACGGTAATCGGGTTCATGTTGTCGAGGTGGAGCGTCCCGAGGTCGGGGGCTACCTCGCGGATGCCGCCGTAGAGGTCGCGCAGGGCGTCTGGGTTCGGCTTCTCGCCGTCGCCGCCAAAGGCGAGGATGTCGGCCTGTCGCCCGAGGCGGAAGTGGCGCGCACCGCGGTTGTAGAGCGCTTCGACTTCGCTCACGACCGACTCAGCCGAGCGGAAGGCGGGATTGCCGTAGAGGGGTTCGGTACAGAACGAACACCGGTAGGCACAGCCCCGAGAGGTCTCCATCTCGCAGATGAGGTACTCGGGGTAGTTCGGGTGGTTCTCGATGACGAACGCGCCGTTTGCTGCCCAGCGGTCGATTTCCTCGTTCGAGCGCATCCGGTCGCCAAAGCCTTCGAGACCGCTTTCGACGAGGTCGTGAGCTGCGGCCTCGATGTCGCCTTTGGCGACGAAGTCGTAGTCTAAATCCTTGCGCTCCATGTCGCTGCCGCCCTCGTTCTGTTCGCCGACGCCGAAGCGGATGGGGCCGCCCATGAGCGTCGTGCCCGTCGCGGTCCACGCGAGGCGTTTCACTTCGTCGGGTTCTGCGGGCGTCCCACCGACGTACTTGCCGGGGACAGTCATCCCGCCGACGTAGATAAGCAGGTCTGCTTCCTCCACGTCCTGCCAGTTCATCATCTCGTCGCGGAGGGCGTCGATGGTGTGGTAGGTAATCTGGGCTTCCGGAACCCCGGCGTCTACCAGCGCGCCCGCCGTGTAGCGAGGGTACGTCGAGATGTACGGCGGCACGCCGAAGTGCGCCGGTTCGTCGACGTAGCCGTCAACGATGGTAACCTGCAGGTCGGCGGGGTCAGTCATTGGGCCTCCTAGCCAGTCGAGCGGTAAAACGGATGCGAAAGCCCTCGCGCTTATACTCGTGGATACACTATCCACCCCCATGCCCAAGACCGTCGAAGTAGCCTGTACCAACGACGCCTGCGAACTCGACATGTTCGAGCTGCACTACACCTACGACATGCCAGAGAGCGTCACCGTCGCGGACTTCATCTGTCCGTACTGCGGAGACGGCGATTCGCTGGAGGAAATCACCGTATGATAAAGGAACTTGGCAAATCCATCGGCAACGTCATCGTCGAGAACGTCGGCCGCGCCTCTTCGCGCGTCCAAGAGCGAAAGCCGCTTCCCGTAGACCTCCTCGAAAGCGACGAGGCCTATCTCGCCGTCTTTGACGCGCCCGGCGCGACCCAGAGCGACATCCAAGTACGCTTTGCAGAGAACGCCATCCACGTCCGCGTAGACCGCTTTCGTGACTTCCACGACGGCTACGAGATGCGGTTTCCCGGCCGCGGCCTCTCGCTCGACGGCAGTGTCACCCTCCCACCAGAGGCCGAGGTAAACACCGACGAAGCGACCGCGACGCTCACGAAAAGCGGCACGCTCGAAGTTCGCGTGCCGAAAGAACGCGAGACGAACGTCGAAGTCGAAACAGACGAGACGGTCGAAATCGACGCCACGCAAGGCGAGATGGACGACGGACCTCTCGACGCCGACGAAGAATAATCAGCTCAGCCCTTCGACGATTTCGAACTCCTCGTCGCCGCGGAATCGCCCCGGGTCGAATTCCTGTATTCCTTCTCCGCCGAGCACGTGCTCTGCGAGCCGTTCTCCGATTGCTGGCGCGCGCATGAAGCCATGGCCTTGGAACCCACAGGCGACGTACAGCCCGTCTCGAAGTTCGCCAACCAGTGGGTCGCAATCCGGTGTCGCGCCGCACATCCCCGCCCACGCACGCGAGACGGTTGGCTCGAACGCAACCCGATTTTCGACCCGGGAGCAATTTGTCTCGACAAAGCTGTCGTCGGCGTCTTTCGGGTAATCGTCCGGGTCGCGCTCGAACAACTCTGTTCCATCACCAACCAGCAGACCGCCCTTTCGCGGTCGGAAGTAGAACCCTTCTGTCGCGTCGTAGGTCATCGGAATCTCGGCGCTCGCCTGCGTCGGCTCGGTAGTGAGCGCCTGCACGCGGTAGGGTTTCATCGGAATCTGGATGCCACTCTCCGCGAGCACCTGCTTCGTTTGAACCCCGGTTGCGAGCACCACGGCGTCGAACTCCTGAGTCACCGCAGGTGTCAGAATCGTTCCCGATTCCCTCAACCGAACCGGCGTGTCCTCTTCGATGCGAACACCAGCCTCTCGCGCTTTCGCCCCCATCGCCCGAACG from Haladaptatus sp. ZSTT2 encodes:
- a CDS encoding DUF7559 family protein, encoding MPKTVEVACTNDACELDMFELHYTYDMPESVTVADFICPYCGDGDSLEEITV
- a CDS encoding type I 3-dehydroquinate dehydratase, whose product is MNFDEFVLAASTATLSDEPDARPVADAVEYRMDLATNPRSALRDYDGELPLIATNRVHWEGGEAADDAARLDALCEAAEHDAVCAVDIELEAIESGNGERVVAAAREAETTVIVSMHDFEATPPIAELRHLLKTASDHGDVAKLACTATSLDDVLDVLFATRTFDANGRAVATMAMGEVGRHSRVVAPLYGSRIGYAPIKPEDATAPGQYDLETMRLLVDKLDSND
- a CDS encoding DNA-methyltransferase; translation: MQTDHAIYASDAREMAHVDEGAVDLVVTSPPYPMIEMWDGLFSSLDSTVESHLESGAGDDAFDAMHDALAPVWDELKRVLRPGGIACINIGDATRSIGGEFQLFPNHVAVIDAMRDRGFSVLPDILWRKPSNRLTKFMGSGMLPSNAYATLEHEYILVFRNGGTRAFDPGCAERYESAFFWEERNEWFSDLWTDVQGTGQSLDGATRERSAAYPLEIPLRLIQMYSVYGDTVLDPFWGTGTTTLAAMVAGRNSVGYELDETLIERFDDRVENVPEIASERLENRLDSHRDFVTARAATGESLDYDATHYDFAVVTKQERNILLYDVAAVEPHEDGYLVRHERHTE
- the yjjX gene encoding inosine/xanthosine triphosphatase; this encodes MRVGVGSQNPVKVRATERAVGDVLSTTVDAVSVDSGVSEQPYGLTETISGAENRARAVLATGEYDLGVGIEGGVAPIEGELYLVMWAAVTDGETVGKGAGPSLALPDSIATRIEAGEELGPVMDDVLDMTNVAKKQGAAGALTAGVVDREDALTHAVAGALGPFVTELY
- a CDS encoding radical SAM protein, giving the protein MTDPADLQVTIVDGYVDEPAHFGVPPYISTYPRYTAGALVDAGVPEAQITYHTIDALRDEMMNWQDVEEADLLIYVGGMTVPGKYVGGTPAEPDEVKRLAWTATGTTLMGGPIRFGVGEQNEGGSDMERKDLDYDFVAKGDIEAAAHDLVESGLEGFGDRMRSNEEIDRWAANGAFVIENHPNYPEYLICEMETSRGCAYRCSFCTEPLYGNPAFRSAESVVSEVEALYNRGARHFRLGRQADILAFGGDGEKPNPDALRDLYGGIREVAPDLGTLHLDNMNPITVVKWPELSREGIRIIAKHNTPGDTAAFGLESADPVVQEENNLNVTAEQCFEAVKVVNEEAGWRPGEDPSVAPTHGEDAAARLPKLLPGINLLHGLKGETKATYQHNLDFLRRVYDEGLMVRRVNIRQVMAFAGTEMSETGAAIAKDHKKLFKKYKTQVREEIDNPMLKRVAPPGTILPNVHLEYHKDGKTFGRQLGTYPLLVAVPGERELGQSVDIAVTDHGYRSISGVCHPLDVNEASMDELMAIPGLGRQRAGDIIVNRPYTAPDDLKSQVGADVGPFIDTLLPNQ
- a CDS encoding Hsp20/alpha crystallin family protein; translated protein: MIKELGKSIGNVIVENVGRASSRVQERKPLPVDLLESDEAYLAVFDAPGATQSDIQVRFAENAIHVRVDRFRDFHDGYEMRFPGRGLSLDGSVTLPPEAEVNTDEATATLTKSGTLEVRVPKERETNVEVETDETVEIDATQGEMDDGPLDADEE
- a CDS encoding flippase-like domain-containing protein, whose translation is MSQDVEVSVVLPAYNEEKTIEHTVKTTLDTLASFLPPGSFEVIVAEDGCDDRTPELADEMEAAYPAVRHFHSDERLGRGGALERAFEASHGSTLVYFDTDLATDMRHLEELVESVRSGEYDIATGSRWMPGKEIDRPAKRGIPSKGFNGLTRLFLRSDLLDHQCGFKAFDREALFSIMDDVEDNHWFWDTEVLVRAQKKGYRIKEFAVDWTPMEDTKVDLVRDVFGMGSQILRVWYEFSVSPKINRTTTLAAGTVLTLVALVFMTQYLDFSQVITEMEGADPVLIGVAALVYLVSWPLRGARYKDILDKLGFREKTGFLTGAIFISQTGNLVFPARLGDGVRAYVVKTRRKVPYPSGFASLAVERVFDLLTITVLAGSVFILLALTGFTSVEGFAQAITQISGERGNSGRYALYLAGFVGVAAISATALIVASARTESNYVRSFITRISNDSYADYVAGVLERFAGDVQVVANDKRAFARVGASSLLIWTLDVLTAVLVFAAFGVSLPFTTLLAVGFFAVSVGNLAKVLPLSPGGVGLYEGAFSLLVVALLPVSWELALGAAIVDHAVKNVVTVIGGVASMLLLNVSLTTAVKESRDVPDVEAVDN
- a CDS encoding transcription initiation factor IIB, producing the protein MREHTRTRTRANQEESEKEQESGSKLDCPECGSGKVVADSTHGETVCQDCGLVVDEGEIDRGPEWRAFDAREKDKKSRVGAPTTNTMHDKGLSTNIDWRDKDAYGKSLGSRQRAKMQRLRKWNERFRTRDSKERNLKQALGEIDRMASALGLPNNVRETASVIYRRALTEDLLPGRSIEGVATSAVYAAARQASMPRSLDEIAEVSRVEKSEIARTYRYVVRELGLEVRPADPESYVPRFASSLDLSEEAEHRARQLLRNAKEQGVHSGKSPVGLAAAAVYAAALLTNEKTTQAAVSEVADISEVTIRNRYHELLEAEQDVPMA
- a CDS encoding NAD(P)/FAD-dependent oxidoreductase, with the protein product MTLHVAVVGGGAVGVTAAHDLARDGADVTLFERDELASGSSGRAAGVCYSAFPHAVDAENGRRSLDRFRALSESRDDFEFTGCPYVWFAHEDDTERCDGVRKQVAQMNAVGADVSVVSPDALRTAFPALETVGIGVAARCDDAGYTEPATYVRAMGAKAREAGVRIEEDTPVRLRESGTILTPAVTQEFDAVVLATGVQTKQVLAESGIQIPMKPYRVQALTTEPTQASAEIPMTYDATEGFYFRPRKGGLLVGDGTELFERDPDDYPKDADDSFVETNCSRVENRVAFEPTVSRAWAGMCGATPDCDPLVGELRDGLYVACGFQGHGFMRAPAIGERLAEHVLGGEGIQEFDPGRFRGDEEFEIVEGLS